TCGGGCCTTTCGTCAGCGTTTCAGCCGATTTGCCCTTCTTAAAGGCCTCTGATGTTAGCTCACTCGCGAAAGCCTTCGACGGAAGGGTAAGCTTAACGGGTGTCCTTTCACTTGAGAAGGTCCCGAGAGATTTGAGGCCCCCAACCTATAAAGGCTATGCAATAGTTGGACTAAACGCAGTCGGAAGCGAGGGAGAGAAGTTTTTCGAGCTGAGCAACCCCCTCCTGGCTTTAAACGTGAACACGCCGGAAGAGTTAAAGCTCGCCAACAGAATAGCGAGACTGGTGGGAAGATGAA
This DNA window, taken from Thermococcus sp., encodes the following:
- a CDS encoding NTP transferase domain-containing protein; translation: MPSLIIILAGGRSTRMGREKPVLKVGGKPMLLRVYEEASAIGETIVAVSRNTPKTRELCLREGVPFVETPGKGYVEDVKWLLREFGPFVSVSADLPFLKASDVSSLAKAFDGRVSLTGVLSLEKVPRDLRPPTYKGYAIVGLNAVGSEGEKFFELSNPLLALNVNTPEELKLANRIARLVGR